Proteins encoded by one window of uncultured Draconibacterium sp.:
- the pckA gene encoding phosphoenolpyruvate carboxykinase (ATP), whose translation MANLDLSKYGIVDVQEIVHNPSYEKLYEEEMNPALEGFEKGQLTELDAVNVMTGVFTGRSPKDKYIVKDATTEENMWWTSPESPNDNKPITQEVWNDLKKTTTDQLSGKKLFVVDTFCGANEDTRLKVRFIMEVAWQAHFVTNMFLRPTAEELEAYGEPDFVVMNGSKTSNAKWEEHGLNSEVYTVFNLTEKMQVIGGSWYGGEMKKGMFAMMNYYLPLRGIASMHCSANVGKEGDVAIFFGLSGTGKTTLSTDASRKLIGDDEHGWDDEGIFNFEGGCYAKTIDLDKDAEPEIFGAIKRNALLENVTVDADGKIDFTDGSVTQNTRVSYPINHIENIAVPSKAGHAQKVIFLSADAFGVLPPVSKLTPEQTKYHFLSGFTAKLAGTERGVTAPQPTFSACFGAAFLTLHPTKYAAELVKKMEEHGAEAYLVNTGWNGSGKRISIKDTRGIINAILDGSIEKAETKTIPVFNLEVPTALPGVDTNILDPRDTYADVKEWEDKAQDLGSRFVKNFVKYTDNEEGKALVAAGPQVD comes from the coding sequence ATGGCAAATTTAGATTTAAGCAAGTACGGTATTGTAGACGTACAGGAAATTGTTCACAACCCTTCATACGAGAAACTTTATGAAGAAGAAATGAATCCTGCATTAGAGGGATTCGAAAAAGGTCAGTTGACAGAGCTTGACGCTGTTAACGTTATGACAGGTGTTTTTACAGGTCGCTCACCTAAGGATAAATACATTGTTAAAGATGCAACCACTGAAGAAAATATGTGGTGGACATCTCCTGAATCTCCAAACGACAACAAACCTATTACTCAGGAAGTTTGGAATGACCTTAAAAAAACTACAACTGATCAGCTTTCAGGAAAAAAATTATTCGTAGTTGATACTTTCTGTGGTGCAAACGAAGATACTCGTTTAAAAGTTCGTTTCATTATGGAAGTTGCATGGCAGGCACACTTTGTAACCAACATGTTCCTTCGTCCAACTGCTGAAGAATTGGAAGCTTACGGCGAGCCTGATTTCGTTGTAATGAATGGTTCTAAAACTTCAAATGCAAAATGGGAAGAGCACGGTTTAAATTCAGAAGTTTACACTGTATTTAACCTGACTGAAAAAATGCAGGTAATCGGTGGTAGCTGGTACGGTGGTGAAATGAAAAAGGGTATGTTTGCTATGATGAACTACTACTTACCACTTCGCGGTATTGCTTCTATGCACTGTTCTGCTAACGTTGGTAAAGAAGGTGACGTTGCTATCTTCTTCGGTCTTTCAGGAACTGGTAAAACAACACTTTCAACTGATGCTTCACGTAAACTTATCGGTGATGATGAGCACGGTTGGGATGACGAAGGTATCTTCAACTTCGAAGGTGGATGTTATGCAAAAACTATCGATTTGGATAAAGATGCTGAACCAGAGATTTTTGGTGCTATCAAACGTAACGCTCTTCTTGAGAACGTAACTGTTGATGCTGATGGAAAAATTGATTTCACCGACGGTTCTGTAACTCAGAACACTCGTGTATCTTACCCAATTAACCACATCGAAAACATCGCTGTACCATCAAAAGCTGGTCACGCACAGAAAGTAATTTTCCTTTCTGCTGATGCATTTGGTGTATTGCCTCCGGTTTCTAAATTAACTCCGGAACAAACTAAGTACCACTTCTTATCAGGATTTACGGCAAAATTAGCAGGTACTGAGCGTGGTGTTACTGCTCCTCAACCTACATTCTCTGCATGTTTTGGTGCTGCATTCTTAACATTGCACCCAACAAAATATGCTGCTGAGTTAGTGAAAAAAATGGAAGAGCACGGAGCTGAAGCTTACCTGGTAAACACTGGATGGAACGGAAGCGGCAAACGTATCTCTATTAAAGATACCCGTGGTATCATCAACGCTATCCTTGACGGATCTATCGAGAAAGCTGAAACTAAAACTATTCCGGTATTCAACCTGGAAGTACCTACTGCATTGCCAGGAGTTGATACAAACATTCTTGATCCACGCGATACTTACGCTGATGTTAAAGAGTGGGAAGATAAAGCTCAGGATTTGGGTAGCCGCTTTGTTAAAAACTTCGTTAAATACACTGATAACGAAGAAGGTAAAGCATTGGTTGCTGCTGGTCCACAAGTTGACTAA
- a CDS encoding TIGR01777 family oxidoreductase, with amino-acid sequence MNIRLTGSNGYIGKLLTEKLKQEGHCVLGIQRKHLYEPPSILKGEIRGTDLIINLAGAPILQRWTAKNREVIYDSRIVTTRNLVQAIAELPEKDRPKKMISVSAIGIYKSGQTHTEESIDFDEGFVGKVVKDWENELKNLPGNVQTTVFRLGLVIGKEAETIKNLLLPFKLGFGGKIGSGNQAFPFIHEQDVINAFVWAVENEEKSGTYNLTAPENISNKEFTKALAKELNRPALFTIPGFVLKILFGKAAILLTESPKVSSGQLINSGFEFNFPTINSALKDIIHNE; translated from the coding sequence ATGAATATACGACTTACAGGAAGCAACGGATACATTGGTAAATTACTTACCGAAAAACTTAAGCAAGAAGGGCATTGTGTTTTGGGTATTCAGCGAAAACACCTTTACGAGCCGCCATCTATACTAAAAGGCGAGATTCGTGGAACCGATCTGATTATAAACCTTGCGGGCGCACCAATTTTACAGCGTTGGACTGCAAAGAATAGAGAAGTTATTTATGACAGTCGTATTGTTACCACCCGAAACCTTGTGCAGGCAATTGCCGAACTTCCTGAGAAAGACCGGCCAAAAAAAATGATTTCAGTATCTGCAATTGGCATTTATAAATCAGGACAAACGCATACGGAAGAGAGTATAGATTTTGATGAAGGTTTTGTTGGAAAAGTTGTTAAAGACTGGGAAAATGAGCTCAAGAATCTCCCCGGCAATGTTCAAACTACTGTTTTTCGTCTTGGACTTGTTATTGGGAAAGAGGCCGAAACTATAAAAAATTTACTTCTTCCTTTTAAACTGGGATTCGGAGGCAAGATTGGTTCCGGCAATCAGGCCTTTCCATTTATTCATGAACAGGATGTAATAAATGCTTTTGTTTGGGCTGTGGAAAATGAGGAAAAAAGCGGCACATATAATTTAACTGCACCGGAAAATATATCAAATAAAGAATTTACCAAAGCACTTGCAAAAGAATTAAACCGCCCGGCTCTATTTACCATTCCTGGCTTTGTTTTGAAAATTCTTTTTGGAAAAGCAGCCATATTACTCACCGAATCTCCAAAAGTGTCATCAGGGCAACTTATCAACTCCGGTTTTGAATTTAATTTTCCGACGATAAATTCTGCATTAAAAGATATTATTCACAATGAGTGA
- the xerD gene encoding site-specific tyrosine recombinase XerD: MKWEECKKGYENYLKLEKSLSQNSIAAYINDINKLEVFFGNNFKGINPEKVVLNQLKSFVEWLNEKGVSPRTQARTISGIKSFYKYLLIEGKITSDPTALLESPKIGRKLPDILSMEEIDMLINAVDLKKAEGQRNKAMLETLYSCGLRVSELVNLKITNLFFEQGFIKIEGKAGKERLVPVSGRAIEEINKYLSTYRKNLRVNKDSENILFLNRRGRKLSRVMIFTIIKNLASKVELDKKISPHTFRHSFATHLINGGADLRAVQEMLGHESILTTEIYTHLDKDYLKSTIHQFHPRS, from the coding sequence ATGAAATGGGAGGAATGTAAAAAGGGATACGAAAATTATTTAAAGTTGGAGAAGTCATTGTCACAGAACTCCATTGCCGCTTATATCAATGATATAAATAAGCTGGAAGTTTTTTTTGGTAATAATTTTAAAGGAATTAATCCTGAAAAAGTTGTCTTGAATCAACTTAAAAGTTTTGTTGAATGGTTAAATGAAAAAGGAGTTAGTCCCAGAACCCAGGCACGAACCATTTCCGGAATAAAATCTTTTTATAAATACCTTTTAATCGAGGGTAAAATAACAAGCGATCCAACAGCTTTACTGGAATCGCCTAAAATTGGACGTAAACTTCCCGATATTTTGTCGATGGAAGAAATAGATATGTTAATTAATGCGGTTGATTTAAAGAAAGCAGAAGGCCAAAGAAATAAGGCAATGCTGGAAACTTTATATAGCTGCGGTCTTCGTGTTTCTGAATTGGTGAACCTTAAAATTACCAACCTCTTCTTTGAGCAGGGATTTATTAAAATAGAAGGAAAAGCCGGTAAAGAACGATTGGTTCCTGTAAGCGGAAGAGCCATTGAGGAAATAAATAAATACCTGAGTACCTATCGGAAAAATCTTCGGGTAAACAAAGACAGTGAAAATATCCTGTTTCTGAATCGTAGAGGACGTAAACTAAGCAGGGTTATGATTTTTACTATTATAAAGAATTTGGCTTCCAAGGTTGAATTAGATAAAAAGATCAGTCCGCATACATTTCGCCATTCATTTGCAACCCATTTGATAAATGGCGGAGCAGATTTGCGTGCTGTACAGGAAATGTTAGGACACGAATCAATCCTTACAACTGAAATTTATACCCATCTTGATAAAGACTATTTGAAGTCTACAATACACCAGTTTCATCCACGATCATAG
- a CDS encoding FUSC family membrane protein codes for MKNHKKGHLRTNSKLFNQVFLLHPYRLFALRATISMGVLAVPFIIIGLPFFGVTLALGALAGALSETDDHPKGRVKSLSITIISFFISSFSVGLLHNYTWILGAGFILSTIIFILIGGVGERYRAITFGSVLVGIYAMLGIEISPAWYWQAVLLPAGALFHGLLTLILIYRNPWRLLDQQMANGFQSLSNYLEKKAMLFPSTRQDQEEINKDLALLNIAVVNALEKIKEVLNNYAREMKDVQPLNSYLQRFMLLQSLHERAASTHDRHDKLGNSDEQLEVLEGFGEMLRQLSYALRKVATNMLTGIHYNHPPALDWISKAIDDKLQQMNPEEAQDLILLHHNLNRSHISLKYLDDLKEGTSIPRLRRDERTAWERLKAQLSLRHPRMRYALRLSLTFAVGYILQIYLDLDKGQWVMLTSLFVSQITYSDTRRRLFERLLGTATGIVIGALLLQIFTTTAAQLLLMMGSAMAFFIWLRKNYSIAVIFVTTFVLSAFNLIAQDGGINIMIPRLVDTLLGASLSFLTIRFLWPGWQRHRISGLISNSLEKNRMYFQAIAKEYRQPSSDDLNYRIARREAHLADNELAQAWNSMRQEPKSKQGMMDNVLTITYLNHALLSHLSALGAHREINQTKYEAINDLFEQIDRKMSEAGKVTHIDENSFSDDLSLLLMSLQKQINETEGGLKRQQLRLFYNIAATTSKIMKELKQSGISN; via the coding sequence ATGAAGAACCACAAAAAAGGCCATTTAAGAACCAATTCTAAACTATTCAACCAGGTATTCTTGTTACATCCCTACCGGTTGTTTGCCTTACGTGCAACAATTTCAATGGGTGTTTTGGCAGTCCCTTTTATCATTATTGGCCTACCATTTTTTGGCGTAACACTTGCTTTGGGAGCCCTGGCCGGTGCTTTATCCGAAACTGACGACCATCCTAAAGGACGCGTAAAATCTCTCTCCATTACGATAATAAGTTTTTTCATTTCCAGCTTTTCGGTTGGTTTATTGCATAATTACACGTGGATACTTGGTGCAGGTTTTATTCTGTCAACCATCATTTTTATTCTTATTGGTGGCGTGGGCGAACGTTACCGCGCCATTACTTTTGGCTCTGTTTTGGTAGGTATTTATGCCATGTTGGGCATCGAAATCAGTCCGGCATGGTACTGGCAGGCAGTTCTGTTACCTGCAGGCGCCCTCTTTCATGGTCTTCTCACCCTGATCCTCATTTACCGTAATCCATGGCGTTTGCTCGATCAGCAAATGGCAAACGGATTTCAGTCACTTTCAAATTACCTCGAAAAAAAAGCCATGCTCTTCCCCAGTACCAGGCAAGATCAGGAAGAAATTAACAAAGATTTGGCGCTGCTAAACATAGCAGTTGTAAATGCGCTTGAGAAAATCAAAGAGGTGCTGAACAACTATGCACGTGAAATGAAGGATGTTCAACCATTAAATTCGTACCTGCAACGTTTTATGTTACTGCAAAGCCTCCACGAACGAGCGGCATCAACGCACGACCGGCATGATAAACTCGGGAACAGCGACGAACAACTTGAAGTGCTGGAAGGATTTGGTGAAATGCTACGCCAATTATCTTATGCACTGCGCAAGGTTGCCACGAATATGCTTACCGGTATTCACTACAATCATCCTCCGGCACTGGATTGGATATCGAAAGCAATTGACGATAAATTGCAGCAGATGAATCCTGAAGAGGCTCAGGATCTGATTTTATTGCACCACAATCTGAATCGTTCGCATATATCGTTAAAATACCTCGACGACCTGAAAGAAGGAACATCAATTCCACGTTTGCGAAGAGATGAAAGAACGGCGTGGGAACGCCTAAAAGCACAACTTTCATTGCGCCATCCGCGAATGCGCTATGCTTTGCGCCTGAGTTTAACTTTTGCAGTGGGTTACATCCTTCAAATCTACCTCGACCTTGACAAAGGGCAATGGGTAATGCTTACCAGTTTGTTCGTAAGCCAGATTACCTACAGCGATACACGCCGTCGTCTTTTTGAACGATTACTTGGCACAGCAACCGGTATTGTAATTGGCGCCCTTTTACTTCAGATATTCACAACTACAGCCGCCCAGTTATTACTAATGATGGGGTCTGCCATGGCTTTTTTCATATGGCTGAGAAAAAATTATTCGATTGCAGTAATATTTGTTACAACCTTCGTTCTAAGTGCGTTTAATCTAATTGCACAAGATGGTGGTATAAACATTATGATTCCACGCCTGGTAGATACTTTATTGGGAGCCAGTTTATCCTTCCTTACCATTCGCTTTTTATGGCCGGGTTGGCAACGTCATCGAATTTCGGGTTTAATTTCTAATTCACTCGAGAAAAACCGCATGTATTTTCAGGCCATTGCCAAAGAATATCGTCAACCCAGCAGCGATGATTTAAATTACCGGATAGCACGACGTGAAGCACACCTGGCCGACAACGAGCTTGCACAAGCCTGGAACAGTATGCGACAGGAGCCCAAAAGCAAACAGGGCATGATGGACAACGTACTGACAATTACATATTTAAATCATGCTTTACTCTCGCATTTATCAGCACTGGGAGCACACCGCGAAATTAACCAAACCAAATATGAAGCAATTAACGATCTGTTTGAACAGATTGACAGGAAAATGTCAGAAGCAGGCAAAGTCACCCATATCGACGAAAACAGCTTTTCTGATGATCTCTCACTACTTCTAATGTCTCTTCAAAAACAGATCAACGAAACCGAGGGAGGTTTAAAACGTCAGCAACTACGCTTATTTTACAATATTGCAGCTACCACTTCAAAGATCATGAAGGAGCTAAAACAATCCGGAATCAGCAATTAA
- the aroQ gene encoding type II 3-dehydroquinate dehydratase, whose amino-acid sequence MKLLIINGPNLNLLGVREKSIYGTESFKSYYDRLKTDFPEIEISYFQSNVEGELINTIHEHGFSSDGIIINAGAYTHTSVAIRDAIAGIQTPVIEVHISNTLTREDFRHNSIIGPVCKGCIMGFGLESYRLAIQSFVN is encoded by the coding sequence ATGAAGCTTTTGATTATCAATGGACCTAATTTAAACTTACTGGGAGTAAGGGAAAAGTCGATTTATGGAACGGAAAGTTTTAAAAGTTATTATGATCGGTTAAAAACAGATTTCCCCGAAATTGAGATATCTTATTTTCAATCGAATGTGGAAGGCGAATTGATAAATACCATACACGAACATGGCTTTTCATCCGACGGAATAATTATCAATGCAGGTGCATACACACATACTTCTGTAGCTATACGCGATGCCATTGCCGGAATTCAAACTCCCGTAATTGAGGTTCACATTTCAAATACACTTACCCGCGAAGATTTCAGACATAATTCAATAATAGGTCCCGTTTGTAAAGGATGTATTATGGGTTTTGGACTGGAATCATATCGATTAGCTATTCAAAGTTTTGTAAATTGA